The Estrella lausannensis genome window below encodes:
- a CDS encoding ComEC/Rec2 family competence protein: protein MAISFRQQLTSLRDTLNPFVKTLETYHSFSIRWSQFFQKAPLLLLSIGFLLGIALATEKRIVLGVVASLLLVLSLKSKNSWALVLFFSLGILYAAALVKVPPKGSSALSGTALFHPDSISPIKQSGKDALAFKGTIQYFAGSDGVILAKNIPSAFSIKDFQGPLPSSDSAWTIKGVLQEGKGRLWKFKPTSPVFWKEEPKTFSWNKMREGWKFQLKSYIQKNIPGEKNQNLIAGMVTGSFSDQEITQGFQRFGLQHILAISGFHFSLFALIATMLLKPFFKGKILLILLTLSVTSYFIFLGPTPSVQRAWVMIVLSQAASVFERRISPFNALGAALFLTLLYDPLSLQSPGFILSFAITLSILAFTPLSTNLLDALFPQRTFEEASQMSGVDKMGFIAFNALKKMTALNLAVHAAALPLTLALFGSFPLLSILFNLFFPTLAGFVIFLFILSALLYTLFEPIGTALFALTSKASNLLLSFALDMPASWNIQLSFSLAADWAIALSFLLLILAVAAGQKVEETGERAVF, encoded by the coding sequence ATGGCGATTTCATTCCGGCAGCAATTGACCTCATTGCGTGACACCCTCAATCCCTTCGTAAAAACCCTTGAAACCTACCACTCGTTTTCCATCCGGTGGAGCCAATTTTTTCAAAAAGCCCCCCTGTTGCTACTCAGTATCGGCTTTTTGCTTGGAATCGCACTCGCCACCGAGAAGCGGATAGTCCTCGGAGTTGTCGCAAGCTTGCTTCTTGTCCTCTCTCTCAAAAGCAAAAATTCATGGGCGCTTGTCCTTTTTTTCAGTCTCGGCATTCTATACGCCGCGGCTCTTGTAAAAGTGCCTCCAAAAGGTTCTTCAGCGCTTTCCGGCACAGCGCTGTTTCACCCTGATTCCATCTCCCCCATAAAGCAATCAGGTAAGGATGCCCTAGCCTTCAAGGGAACCATCCAATATTTTGCAGGTTCTGATGGAGTGATCCTAGCAAAAAACATCCCCTCAGCATTTTCCATCAAAGACTTCCAGGGCCCTCTACCTTCTTCAGACAGTGCCTGGACGATCAAAGGTGTTCTTCAAGAAGGCAAAGGCAGGCTTTGGAAGTTTAAACCCACCTCTCCGGTATTTTGGAAGGAAGAGCCCAAAACATTCAGTTGGAACAAAATGAGGGAAGGGTGGAAATTTCAATTGAAGAGTTATATTCAAAAGAACATCCCGGGAGAAAAAAATCAAAATCTCATCGCCGGTATGGTGACGGGCTCATTTTCAGACCAAGAAATTACGCAAGGGTTCCAGCGCTTCGGATTGCAGCACATCCTGGCGATATCCGGATTTCACTTTAGCCTGTTCGCTCTCATTGCCACAATGCTTCTTAAACCCTTCTTCAAAGGGAAGATACTACTGATCCTTCTCACACTATCGGTGACATCCTATTTCATTTTCTTAGGACCGACCCCTTCGGTTCAAAGAGCATGGGTCATGATTGTGCTGAGTCAGGCGGCATCTGTTTTCGAAAGGCGCATCTCCCCTTTCAATGCCCTGGGAGCCGCTCTCTTTCTCACTCTCCTCTACGATCCATTAAGCTTGCAAAGCCCTGGATTCATCTTAAGTTTCGCCATCACACTCTCCATACTGGCGTTTACTCCCTTGAGCACTAACCTGCTTGATGCCCTATTTCCTCAAAGAACCTTTGAGGAAGCTTCTCAAATGAGCGGCGTTGATAAAATGGGCTTCATCGCTTTCAACGCCCTGAAGAAGATGACAGCCCTCAACCTCGCCGTCCACGCTGCAGCCCTTCCGCTTACTTTAGCGCTCTTTGGTTCGTTCCCTCTCCTAAGCATCTTATTCAATCTTTTCTTTCCCACTCTCGCCGGTTTTGTCATCTTCCTCTTTATTTTAAGCGCTCTTCTTTACACCCTCTTCGAACCGATCGGAACCGCTCTCTTCGCCCTCACCTCCAAGGCATCGAACTTACTGCTCAGTTTCGCCCTGGACATGCCCGCCTCCTGGAACATCCAATTGTCGTTTTCCTTAGCGGCGGACTGGGCCATCGCGCTCTCTTTTCTTCTCTTAATTCTGGCGGTGGCCGCCGGTCAAAAAGTGGAAGAAACGGGTGAGAGAGCGGTGTTTTAG
- a CDS encoding undecaprenyl-diphosphate phosphatase gives MNYLQAIILGIVQGLTEFFPVSSSGHLELFQLFFGLENPKNFIFFDLICHLGTLLAIFVAFKEEIKRILFQDKAAIKAIMIALLPLFPLLLILKEVKALFDKPELLGFTFMITSVLLFISMRFKEKQKETAPKRQFSYKAPLFIGLFQAFAILPGVSRSGSTIAAAKMVGWTAEEAIRFSFLLAIPTILGGALVETLSLVKEGTLLTAGYSMAGPCLAGFITSFVVGLFALKTLITLGLRAIHFFAWYCLLLSCFCLLYFL, from the coding sequence TTGAATTACCTTCAAGCGATCATTTTAGGAATCGTACAAGGACTCACCGAATTTTTCCCCGTCAGCTCCTCTGGACACCTGGAACTCTTCCAGCTATTTTTCGGACTTGAAAACCCCAAAAACTTCATTTTTTTCGATCTCATTTGCCATCTAGGAACGCTACTGGCCATCTTTGTTGCATTCAAAGAGGAAATCAAACGCATCCTCTTTCAGGATAAAGCGGCGATAAAAGCGATCATGATAGCTCTTCTACCCCTCTTTCCTCTGCTCCTGATCCTGAAAGAAGTCAAAGCCCTCTTTGATAAACCTGAGCTGCTCGGATTCACCTTCATGATCACAAGCGTACTGCTATTCATCTCCATGCGCTTTAAAGAAAAACAGAAAGAAACAGCACCCAAGAGACAGTTCTCCTATAAAGCCCCTCTTTTCATCGGTCTTTTTCAGGCGTTCGCCATCCTGCCGGGGGTTTCTCGTAGCGGCTCAACGATCGCCGCAGCTAAGATGGTCGGATGGACGGCAGAAGAAGCAATCCGCTTTTCATTCCTTTTGGCCATCCCCACAATATTGGGCGGAGCTTTGGTGGAAACACTCTCCTTGGTCAAAGAGGGAACCTTGCTAACCGCTGGATACTCCATGGCAGGCCCCTGCCTGGCGGGCTTTATCACTTCATTCGTCGTTGGACTCTTTGCTCTCAAAACCCTGATCACCCTTGGACTCAGGGCAATCCACTTCTTCGCTTGGTATTGCCTTCTCCTGTCGTGTTTCTGCCTTCTATATTTTCTCTAG